A stretch of the Natribaculum luteum genome encodes the following:
- a CDS encoding pyridoxamine 5'-phosphate oxidase family protein translates to MTVDELRDYGIQQMDDEAIENFLSIQHTGILGLPTSGAPYLLPMSYGFDGGSHLYFAFLVEGQSRKAELADQADVGSFLVYNAETMFHWRSVLLQGPIRRLPEDERSKMTEAQTPAWQPELIATASETGETRVYEFQIEESTGISHAIRPPTFFERGSRDATD, encoded by the coding sequence ATGACAGTCGACGAACTCCGCGACTACGGGATCCAGCAGATGGACGACGAGGCGATCGAGAACTTCCTCTCGATCCAGCACACGGGGATTCTCGGACTCCCCACGTCGGGTGCACCGTATCTGCTCCCGATGTCGTACGGGTTCGACGGAGGATCACACCTCTACTTCGCGTTTCTCGTCGAGGGACAGAGTCGGAAAGCGGAACTCGCCGACCAGGCCGACGTCGGCAGTTTCCTCGTCTACAACGCCGAGACGATGTTTCACTGGCGAAGCGTCCTCCTCCAGGGACCGATTCGACGGCTTCCCGAGGACGAACGATCGAAGATGACGGAGGCCCAGACTCCGGCGTGGCAGCCGGAACTGATCGCGACGGCGAGCGAGACTGGTGAAACTCGAGTATACGAGTTTCAGATCGAAGAATCGACGGGCATCAGTCACGCCATTCGACCGCCGACGTTTTTCGAGCGAGGGAGTCGAGACGCCACGGACTGA
- a CDS encoding aldo/keto reductase, protein METRSLGKTGHDSTVMTFGAIALNWLEQDGADQLVELVLDHGVNHFDVAPTYGDAELKLGPKLRQHREEIFLGCKTQEREYEEAKQTLEQSLTRLGVEHIDLYQIHGLEYEHELDTITDEGGALEAFREAKAEGLVDHIGLTSHGDPQLILDALDRIDDLATVMFPLNPVVVGKDDDEYDYEAVLERAAELDVGTLGIKAFAKGPWPSTDELPERDRPYANWYEPVDTPDEIQERFDFAASQGLTSVVSPGDPKLVAMVLDAADRYDGMLEEVQRSLVERLRHEQSPVPEQLHH, encoded by the coding sequence ATGGAGACGCGTTCGCTTGGCAAAACTGGCCACGACAGCACTGTGATGACCTTCGGCGCGATCGCGCTCAACTGGCTCGAGCAAGACGGCGCCGACCAGCTGGTCGAACTCGTGCTCGACCACGGCGTCAACCACTTCGACGTCGCCCCGACCTACGGGGACGCGGAACTCAAGCTCGGCCCCAAACTCCGCCAGCATCGCGAGGAGATCTTTCTTGGCTGCAAGACTCAGGAGCGAGAGTACGAGGAGGCAAAGCAAACGCTCGAGCAGTCACTCACTCGCCTCGGCGTCGAACACATCGATCTCTACCAGATCCATGGTCTCGAGTACGAACACGAACTCGATACGATCACGGACGAGGGTGGTGCCCTCGAGGCCTTCCGCGAAGCCAAAGCGGAGGGGCTCGTCGACCATATCGGACTGACCAGCCACGGCGATCCCCAGCTCATCCTCGATGCCCTCGACCGCATCGACGATCTGGCAACCGTGATGTTCCCACTGAACCCGGTCGTCGTCGGCAAGGACGACGACGAGTACGACTACGAGGCCGTACTCGAGCGGGCGGCTGAACTGGACGTGGGGACGCTCGGCATCAAGGCTTTCGCGAAGGGGCCGTGGCCATCGACCGACGAACTGCCCGAGCGTGACCGCCCGTACGCGAACTGGTACGAGCCGGTCGATACACCCGACGAGATCCAGGAGCGGTTCGACTTCGCGGCCTCGCAGGGCCTGACGAGCGTCGTCAGCCCGGGCGACCCCAAGCTCGTCGCGATGGTACTCGATGCGGCCGACCGCTACGACGGGATGCTCGAGGAAGTCCAGCGGTCGCTCGTCGAACGACTGCGCCACGAGCAGAGTCCCGTTCCCGAGCAGCTCCACCACTGA
- a CDS encoding class I SAM-dependent methyltransferase: protein MDVPETVTAALADRPVAGRVCLEAGAGVGNTTAGLLEAGASRVYAVTNDNEHANLVRERIDGTDTERTAVLEADLRTLPLASDSVGLITAHGLFNVLPPASLESIAVELTRVATPGCHLVVDDYAPLPADAAVSELFALENAATELAEGRPALTFYPAAVLCRLFVGYGWEFDREQTLLDPVPWTAGHVEAHAEVARTAASEVSGKLGEYLTAAADRLTTEIGEESVGRMYSVALRLPV from the coding sequence ATGGACGTCCCCGAAACAGTCACAGCCGCGCTCGCAGACCGTCCCGTGGCGGGGAGGGTTTGCCTCGAAGCCGGCGCAGGCGTCGGCAACACGACCGCCGGGCTGCTCGAGGCTGGTGCGAGCCGTGTCTACGCCGTCACCAACGATAATGAGCACGCGAACCTCGTTCGCGAGCGGATCGATGGTACCGACACCGAACGGACCGCCGTTCTGGAGGCTGACCTGCGAACTCTCCCGCTGGCATCGGATTCGGTCGGTCTCATCACTGCTCACGGTCTGTTCAACGTGCTCCCGCCGGCGTCGCTCGAGTCGATCGCAGTTGAGCTAACGCGCGTTGCCACTCCTGGCTGCCATCTCGTCGTCGACGACTACGCACCGCTCCCCGCCGACGCTGCCGTGAGCGAACTCTTCGCACTCGAGAACGCCGCAACCGAGCTGGCCGAGGGGCGGCCTGCACTGACGTTCTATCCGGCAGCGGTGCTCTGCCGACTGTTCGTCGGCTACGGGTGGGAGTTCGACCGGGAGCAGACCTTGCTGGACCCGGTTCCGTGGACTGCAGGCCACGTCGAGGCCCACGCCGAGGTGGCGCGGACTGCGGCTTCCGAGGTGTCGGGCAAACTGGGGGAGTACCTGACGGCAGCGGCCGATCGCCTCACGACGGAGATCGGTGAGGAATCAGTCGGTCGGATGTACAGCGTCGCGTTGCGGTTACCCGTCTGA
- a CDS encoding IS110 family transposase, with translation MFIGIDVHKRYSQIAVLDENGEIVEEVRVENANLDDFAQRYAGAKAALEATSNYYHIHDTLSEYLDVSVANPGELKLISDSDKKTDRVDAKQLARMVRLESIPESYVPTDEVRQARALVRGRQKLVENRTEYANKIHGLLSDHGITREVKPLSVEGREFLAELSLPEPWDALLESYLELIQVLTEQIESLEAEIEERAGSLKETQLLMTIPGVSYFTALTIYAELGEVNRFDRAKEVVSYVGLNPIIRESGDSRFEGGISKRGSGRVRWLLVQASYTAVHTCEDEYLSRFYNRLARKKNSKTAIVATARKLLVSMYHMLDREEVYDPPGVSA, from the coding sequence ATGTTCATTGGAATCGACGTACACAAGCGGTACTCACAGATCGCAGTACTGGACGAAAACGGTGAGATCGTCGAAGAGGTTCGCGTCGAAAACGCGAACCTCGACGACTTTGCCCAGCGGTACGCTGGGGCCAAAGCCGCGCTTGAAGCGACCAGCAACTACTACCACATCCATGATACTCTTTCAGAGTATCTGGATGTTAGTGTCGCTAATCCAGGCGAACTGAAGTTGATCTCCGACTCGGATAAGAAAACTGACCGCGTTGACGCGAAACAACTCGCTCGGATGGTTCGGTTGGAATCGATTCCTGAGAGCTACGTTCCAACCGACGAGGTTCGGCAAGCCCGCGCACTTGTGCGCGGGCGACAGAAACTCGTGGAGAACCGGACCGAGTACGCGAACAAGATCCACGGCTTGTTGAGTGATCACGGCATCACTCGGGAGGTAAAGCCGTTGAGTGTGGAGGGACGAGAGTTCCTGGCGGAACTCTCGCTCCCGGAACCGTGGGATGCGTTGCTGGAGTCATACCTGGAACTCATTCAGGTACTCACTGAGCAGATCGAGTCGTTGGAAGCGGAGATCGAGGAACGAGCTGGGTCTCTGAAGGAGACCCAGCTCCTGATGACGATTCCTGGTGTGAGTTACTTTACGGCGTTGACGATTTACGCGGAGTTGGGCGAGGTCAACCGGTTTGACCGGGCCAAAGAGGTCGTAAGTTACGTCGGGCTGAACCCGATAATCCGCGAGTCTGGCGACTCGCGGTTTGAGGGAGGCATCTCGAAGCGAGGATCAGGACGGGTCCGGTGGCTGCTCGTTCAAGCGTCGTACACGGCGGTTCATACATGCGAAGACGAGTACCTCAGCCGGTTTTACAACCGGTTAGCTCGGAAGAAGAACTCGAAAACAGCGATTGTGGCAACCGCTCGGAAGTTGCTGGTTTCAATGTATCACATGCTTGACCGTGAGGAGGTGTACGATCCACCAGGGGTGAGTGCCTGA
- a CDS encoding YjiH family protein, with amino-acid sequence MRLLRNRSDGKSLSNYFGRTAWENDEHVSGDSAAPDSKTIDDVDLRKKRPRPLLKFILAFSIGSFFFLFPIGWNGQTTIPLDVVVGLIQEAFPTLLEYFTFGLIVAGGLLTTVSMANYHGIVTIDDELVGRFQLDYWQTSKIFWLFRVVGIAIAVPILLDTGPDWLLSGSTSGVVWDGLLLTIALVIPIGAVFVNLLAELGGLQFVGTLSQPMMRPLFKLPGRAALDSAASWLGSFSIGYYLTRNVFDRGGYNKREVFAICTCFATGNLGTVGAIAAVLGILHVFPIVVFLYLISVILTAVILVRIPPLSTVPNEFVAEPDPEPEFSGSFSDYVRFAFNEAIRTAEVGASIPRSAVEGLIDGMKLTGMMLGTILTIGMSAVILNQYTPVFAILSTPLVPILSAFGIPDPQMAATSVILGGAEMFIGATFAVGTDLITKVFVVIVVSSQAIFFAASAPMMVDMFDDIPIRFRDLFVLFLMRTALLIPITAALVHGALFVGLL; translated from the coding sequence ATGAGACTGCTACGAAATCGGTCTGACGGCAAATCGCTATCCAACTACTTCGGTAGAACTGCGTGGGAGAATGACGAACATGTGTCCGGTGATTCTGCAGCGCCGGACAGCAAGACGATCGACGATGTTGATCTGAGAAAAAAACGACCTCGGCCGTTGCTGAAATTCATCCTCGCGTTCAGTATCGGCTCATTTTTCTTCCTGTTCCCGATCGGGTGGAACGGGCAGACGACGATTCCACTCGACGTAGTCGTCGGGCTCATACAGGAAGCGTTCCCGACCCTTCTCGAGTATTTCACGTTCGGCCTGATAGTCGCCGGGGGTCTGCTGACGACCGTCTCGATGGCCAACTATCACGGTATCGTGACGATCGACGACGAGCTCGTCGGCCGATTCCAGCTGGATTACTGGCAGACGTCGAAGATCTTCTGGCTGTTCCGCGTCGTGGGGATCGCCATCGCGGTCCCAATTCTTCTGGACACCGGCCCGGACTGGCTGCTCAGCGGGAGTACGTCAGGGGTCGTCTGGGACGGGCTGCTGTTGACGATCGCACTCGTAATTCCGATTGGTGCCGTGTTCGTCAATCTACTGGCCGAACTCGGCGGACTCCAGTTCGTCGGTACGCTCTCACAGCCGATGATGCGGCCGCTGTTTAAGTTGCCCGGCCGCGCGGCCCTCGATAGTGCGGCGTCGTGGCTCGGTTCGTTCAGCATCGGATACTACCTTACGCGAAACGTGTTTGACCGTGGTGGGTACAACAAACGGGAGGTCTTCGCTATCTGCACCTGTTTCGCTACCGGAAATCTGGGGACGGTCGGAGCGATTGCTGCCGTCCTCGGGATTCTTCACGTCTTCCCGATCGTCGTTTTCCTGTACCTGATCAGCGTGATCCTAACGGCGGTTATCCTTGTTCGGATTCCACCGCTCTCGACTGTTCCGAACGAATTCGTCGCAGAGCCGGATCCTGAACCGGAGTTCAGCGGCTCGTTTAGCGACTACGTCCGGTTCGCGTTCAACGAGGCTATCAGAACCGCCGAAGTGGGGGCCTCGATCCCGCGCTCTGCGGTCGAGGGACTCATCGACGGCATGAAACTGACCGGAATGATGCTCGGCACCATTCTCACGATCGGAATGTCCGCCGTGATACTCAACCAGTACACGCCGGTGTTCGCGATTCTCTCGACGCCACTCGTCCCCATCCTGTCGGCGTTTGGTATTCCGGACCCGCAGATGGCCGCGACGTCCGTGATCCTCGGCGGCGCGGAGATGTTCATCGGCGCGACGTTCGCCGTCGGAACCGATCTGATCACGAAGGTATTCGTCGTGATCGTGGTGAGTTCGCAGGCGATCTTCTTTGCCGCGTCGGCCCCGATGATGGTCGACATGTTCGACGACATTCCCATCCGATTTCGGGACCTCTTCGTGCTGTTTCTGATGCGGACCGCTCTTCTCATTCCGATCACCGCAGCCCTGGTCCACGGCGCGCTGTTCGTCGGCCTCCTGTAA
- a CDS encoding universal stress protein, whose amino-acid sequence MATILLCADTDTERVANHVASITTLPLETDAVRVVVYHVFRTDDDGANASDLKSVAYTTDALEDAGFDVDVRQSSGDAVRNIRETATDVDADVISIAGRKRSPTGKALFGSVTQQVSLRSNRPVLLCSADE is encoded by the coding sequence ATGGCAACTATACTACTGTGTGCCGACACCGACACCGAACGAGTAGCGAACCATGTCGCGTCGATCACGACGCTGCCGCTGGAAACGGACGCCGTCCGAGTCGTCGTTTATCACGTCTTCCGTACCGACGACGACGGCGCAAACGCAAGCGATCTCAAATCCGTCGCCTACACGACCGACGCGCTCGAGGACGCGGGCTTCGACGTGGACGTCAGGCAGTCGAGCGGCGATGCGGTTCGAAACATCCGCGAGACGGCAACAGACGTCGATGCCGACGTGATCAGTATCGCTGGCCGAAAACGGTCTCCGACCGGAAAAGCACTTTTCGGTAGCGTTACACAGCAGGTGAGTCTCCGATCGAATCGGCCGGTGCTGCTCTGTTCCGCAGACGAATAG
- a CDS encoding SLC13 family permease — MTRSGALETLRSPVVAFPLAAIVAIVAWLAASGATAIMLAITLFSIVLWMLTPVPPSYTGLIGLGLIAVTFSTELALVGFQKPATWLIGFGLLMGEATRQSGLATRIGRWIATRSLGDPTDASSIRTYRRLLLALSIGAHTLAFLVPSALVRILAIAPILRELGSLFDAREARVGLYLGPLFATFYGSAGILTADLPNIIISSFSQSIAGHTISWSEWWLHMYPIMGFVRVLLVIGIVYVLFRPPSNSGFEVPENGSQDDSRTEKRMLAFLLVGTLIWATDFVHGFHPVIGAVTVVVLSFLPTIGVADFETVGSDVDFSILFFIAAVFAIGDGLTQTGFTDSAATYLLELIPTDGPLAVVLISIFAITFALTLLMEGLAVASVLTPILIPYISAAGLPFTPVLLAETMALSSYFFPYQSAVLIVILNEGNLETRELIVTTISCSVATILLLLPVQFGLFSLFY; from the coding sequence ATGACACGTTCCGGTGCCCTCGAGACGCTCCGCTCGCCAGTAGTGGCCTTTCCCCTGGCCGCGATCGTCGCTATCGTGGCGTGGCTGGCCGCATCGGGAGCAACGGCGATAATGCTCGCGATTACGCTCTTCTCGATCGTCCTCTGGATGCTGACGCCGGTTCCACCTTCGTATACCGGGCTGATCGGTCTCGGGCTGATCGCCGTCACCTTTTCGACGGAACTTGCCCTCGTCGGCTTTCAGAAACCGGCGACGTGGCTCATCGGCTTCGGGCTGCTGATGGGCGAGGCGACACGCCAGAGTGGCCTCGCGACCAGGATTGGGCGGTGGATCGCGACCAGAAGTCTCGGTGACCCAACCGACGCCAGTTCGATTCGTACCTATCGTCGGTTGTTGCTCGCGCTATCGATCGGGGCCCACACACTCGCGTTTCTCGTTCCCTCGGCGCTCGTCCGTATCCTCGCGATCGCACCGATCCTTCGAGAACTCGGCTCACTTTTCGACGCTCGAGAGGCGCGAGTGGGACTCTATCTCGGCCCGCTGTTTGCGACGTTCTACGGCTCTGCGGGGATACTGACTGCGGACCTCCCAAATATCATCATTTCGAGTTTTAGTCAGTCGATCGCGGGTCACACTATCTCGTGGTCAGAGTGGTGGCTCCATATGTATCCCATTATGGGCTTTGTTCGTGTGTTGCTGGTCATCGGTATCGTCTATGTCCTCTTTCGGCCGCCGTCCAACTCGGGTTTCGAGGTACCCGAGAACGGAAGCCAAGACGATAGCAGGACCGAAAAACGGATGTTGGCGTTCCTGCTTGTAGGGACGCTGATCTGGGCAACGGACTTCGTTCACGGGTTCCACCCGGTGATCGGTGCAGTCACCGTCGTTGTCCTCTCGTTCCTGCCGACGATTGGCGTCGCTGACTTCGAAACCGTCGGGAGCGACGTCGACTTTTCGATCCTCTTTTTTATTGCGGCGGTGTTTGCGATCGGTGACGGACTGACTCAGACCGGATTTACCGATAGCGCGGCAACCTATCTCCTCGAGTTGATTCCGACAGACGGCCCGCTTGCAGTAGTACTTATCTCCATTTTTGCAATTACGTTCGCGCTCACCTTACTAATGGAGGGGCTGGCCGTCGCTAGCGTCCTGACGCCGATTCTGATTCCCTACATCAGCGCGGCGGGGCTCCCGTTCACGCCTGTTTTGTTGGCAGAAACGATGGCGCTCAGTTCATACTTCTTTCCCTACCAGTCAGCGGTTCTCATTGTCATCCTGAACGAGGGCAATCTCGAGACGCGGGAACTGATCGTCACGACGATCTCGTGTTCAGTCGCGACGATCCTGCTGTTACTCCCGGTCCAGTTTGGACTATTCAGTCTGTTCTATTGA
- a CDS encoding FAD-binding oxidoreductase, producing the protein MTINAPIDEPEYESLAQEIHGKAFRPGDDGYDEARSIWNAMIDREPAVVVRPAGAADVMTAVEFARDRDLPLSVKGGGHNVAGNAICDDGLTIDLSSMSSVRVDPTSQTARVGPGATMADLDHETQAFGLATPGGVISTTGVAGVTLGGGIGWLSRKYGLSIDNLRSVDVVTADGELVTANEDENPDLFWAIRGGSGNFGIITSFEFDLHEVGPEVLFGPIVYPYEDAPDVLARYEEFTRGAPRECAVWANSVAAPPLPFLPEAIHGTTVLILMGFYAGDLDEGKAVLEPLREFGDPIADAVEPMRYTEIQSLLDELYTEGARNYWKAPNFTALSEETIDTVVEYAEQSPTPQSEVLIHQVGGAVNDVASDATAYPHRDTEYIVTVGARWEDPAKDDECIAWVRACHDALAEGATGGTYVNFEGDREGRERNAYGENYDRLVESKNEYDPDNRFRLNQNVKPAD; encoded by the coding sequence ATGACGATCAACGCTCCGATCGACGAACCCGAATACGAATCGCTTGCTCAAGAGATCCACGGCAAGGCGTTCCGGCCCGGAGACGACGGCTACGACGAGGCCCGATCGATCTGGAACGCGATGATCGACCGAGAACCGGCCGTCGTCGTCCGCCCCGCCGGGGCAGCCGACGTGATGACCGCGGTGGAGTTTGCCCGCGATCGCGACCTCCCGCTCTCCGTCAAAGGCGGCGGCCATAACGTCGCCGGTAACGCCATCTGTGACGACGGTCTCACCATCGACCTGTCTTCGATGTCGTCGGTGCGGGTCGATCCCACATCACAAACCGCTCGCGTCGGGCCCGGTGCGACGATGGCCGACCTCGACCACGAGACGCAGGCGTTCGGCCTCGCGACGCCCGGCGGCGTCATCTCGACGACCGGCGTCGCCGGGGTCACGCTCGGCGGCGGGATCGGCTGGCTCAGCCGCAAATACGGCCTCTCGATCGACAACCTTCGGTCGGTCGATGTCGTCACCGCGGACGGGGAGCTTGTAACCGCAAATGAAGACGAGAACCCGGACCTCTTCTGGGCGATTCGCGGGGGGAGCGGCAACTTCGGGATCATCACGTCGTTCGAATTCGATCTCCACGAAGTCGGCCCGGAAGTGCTGTTCGGGCCGATCGTCTACCCGTACGAGGACGCACCCGACGTGCTCGCCCGCTACGAGGAGTTCACTCGAGGCGCACCGCGGGAGTGTGCCGTCTGGGCGAACAGCGTCGCGGCACCGCCGCTCCCGTTCCTTCCCGAAGCGATCCACGGAACGACGGTTCTCATACTGATGGGATTCTACGCCGGCGATCTCGATGAGGGCAAGGCGGTGCTCGAACCGCTCCGCGAGTTCGGTGACCCCATCGCCGACGCCGTCGAACCGATGCGCTATACCGAGATCCAGAGCCTGCTTGACGAGCTGTACACCGAGGGCGCCCGAAACTACTGGAAGGCGCCGAATTTTACGGCGCTTTCCGAGGAGACGATCGACACCGTCGTCGAGTACGCCGAACAGTCCCCGACCCCACAGTCCGAGGTGCTCATCCATCAGGTCGGTGGGGCCGTCAACGATGTCGCGTCGGATGCGACCGCATACCCACACCGGGACACGGAGTACATCGTAACCGTCGGCGCACGCTGGGAGGATCCGGCGAAAGACGACGAGTGCATCGCGTGGGTGCGAGCGTGTCACGACGCGCTCGCTGAAGGTGCGACGGGCGGGACGTACGTCAACTTCGAGGGCGACCGCGAAGGCCGCGAGCGGAACGCATACGGAGAGAACTACGACCGACTCGTCGAGTCGAAAAACGAGTACGACCCGGATAACCGCTTCCGGCTGAATCAAAACGTGAAGCCAGCAGACTAG
- a CDS encoding type II CAAX endopeptidase family protein, giving the protein MKERVKDTSDVVGSWWVYLAVAVGGTWAFWLPAIVLGVRFDSAAGLALLLVGLAVPGLSGIVFVYLHYDERGRTDFWNRVTQSRRFGIRWLTVILLVPLGIGVLAGVVDLLLGGTGPVWGGGVTQFGVNPLALLPTLFFATLPPILEELGWRGYALDRLQLKWSALSASVILGVVWALWHLPLFFIQGSYQHDAVGFGTTGFWLFMAGIVALSVAFTWIYNSTERSILGIIILHGWVNFTAEIIVVPDLVYYALWFVLAGAIVAIWGAETMTAADEVPHPPEPATR; this is encoded by the coding sequence GTGAAGGAGAGAGTAAAAGACACCTCTGACGTTGTCGGTAGCTGGTGGGTGTACCTCGCCGTGGCGGTGGGGGGGACGTGGGCCTTCTGGCTTCCAGCGATTGTTCTCGGCGTGAGATTCGACAGTGCCGCAGGACTCGCGTTGCTCCTCGTCGGCCTTGCTGTCCCTGGCCTCTCGGGTATCGTTTTCGTATACCTTCACTATGACGAGCGTGGGCGGACTGACTTCTGGAATCGCGTCACCCAATCTCGACGCTTTGGAATCCGCTGGCTCACCGTGATTCTGCTGGTACCCCTGGGTATTGGCGTTCTCGCTGGCGTCGTGGACCTGCTCCTCGGTGGAACTGGACCAGTGTGGGGCGGAGGCGTGACCCAATTCGGCGTGAACCCCCTCGCCTTACTCCCCACGTTGTTCTTTGCGACTCTTCCACCGATCCTCGAAGAGTTAGGATGGCGAGGGTATGCGTTAGACCGGCTGCAGCTGAAGTGGTCGGCGTTGAGTGCGAGCGTGATTCTGGGCGTCGTCTGGGCGCTCTGGCACCTCCCCCTGTTCTTTATCCAGGGGTCGTATCAACACGACGCGGTCGGGTTTGGGACCACGGGATTCTGGCTGTTCATGGCCGGCATCGTAGCGCTCTCAGTCGCGTTCACGTGGATCTACAACAGTACGGAGCGTAGCATCCTCGGCATCATCATCTTACACGGGTGGGTGAATTTCACTGCCGAAATCATCGTCGTGCCGGACCTCGTGTATTACGCCCTCTGGTTCGTGCTCGCCGGCGCGATCGTCGCAATCTGGGGGGCAGAGACCATGACGGCTGCCGACGAGGTGCCTCACCCACCGGAGCCGGCCACCAGGTAG
- a CDS encoding Gfo/Idh/MocA family protein codes for MYQVGIVGCGVIGTRLAEAFHEHERTTIRAVCDRVAEKAESMAATYDCEAVTVVEDLVEIDAVDIVYVGVPPKHHAAVVRSALDAEKHVICEKPIAENAAVGHELTDRARESDRTTAINFPFRYTPGFVEMRERIAAGEIGTPKRVTLRFRFPQWPREWQDVDWLADREQGGPLREVGSHFVFGTQELFGGLVDVTAGVRYTAPEKYEESIVGTFLAGGDVAGADASEADRAAVEAVTDAGGAVALDESVHGTIDLLCDCAGGEENSITVEGTEGSLSLQAWRRLVASPGESDERVITEDPGKTTLTLVDEFVTDLEGGDGDLVSFAEATRVQAVVDDVLGVDSV; via the coding sequence ATGTACCAGGTCGGAATCGTCGGCTGTGGCGTCATCGGGACACGCCTCGCGGAGGCGTTCCACGAACACGAACGAACTACGATCCGGGCAGTCTGTGACCGCGTCGCCGAGAAAGCGGAGTCGATGGCGGCAACGTACGACTGCGAGGCGGTCACCGTGGTCGAGGACCTCGTCGAGATCGACGCGGTCGATATCGTCTACGTGGGCGTCCCGCCGAAGCACCACGCGGCCGTCGTCCGGTCCGCACTCGATGCGGAAAAGCACGTCATCTGTGAGAAGCCCATCGCGGAGAACGCAGCGGTCGGCCACGAACTGACCGACCGGGCACGCGAGAGCGACCGGACGACCGCTATCAACTTCCCGTTTCGCTACACGCCGGGGTTCGTCGAGATGCGCGAGCGGATCGCAGCCGGCGAAATCGGCACGCCGAAACGCGTCACCCTCCGGTTTCGCTTCCCGCAGTGGCCACGCGAGTGGCAGGACGTCGACTGGCTTGCCGACCGCGAGCAGGGCGGCCCGCTCCGGGAGGTCGGGAGCCACTTCGTGTTCGGTACGCAGGAATTATTCGGCGGTCTCGTCGACGTCACTGCGGGCGTCCGGTACACGGCCCCAGAGAAGTACGAGGAGTCCATCGTCGGCACGTTCCTCGCCGGTGGCGATGTCGCGGGTGCCGACGCGAGCGAGGCGGATCGAGCGGCTGTCGAGGCCGTCACCGACGCCGGCGGCGCTGTCGCTCTCGACGAGAGTGTTCACGGGACTATCGACCTCCTCTGTGACTGTGCCGGCGGCGAGGAAAACAGCATCACCGTCGAGGGGACCGAGGGATCGCTGTCGCTCCAGGCGTGGCGCCGTCTCGTCGCCAGCCCCGGTGAATCGGACGAGCGCGTGATCACCGAGGACCCGGGCAAGACGACGCTCACACTGGTCGACGAGTTTGTGACCGATCTCGAGGGCGGCGACGGCGACCTCGTCTCCTTCGCGGAGGCGACGCGCGTGCAGGCGGTTGTCGACGACGTCCTCGGCGTCGACAGCGTCTGA
- a CDS encoding ferredoxin--NADP reductase, producing MTYTATLVDTYRLTPRVRGFRIRVPDHDLDYDPGQHTTVQFETDGKEVVRPYTPTTLPDTDEFALAIKRYDDGLASSYMHTRLPGDELTIGEFEGNLTLADPDRDVALLASGTGLTPLLAILRHYLRVGDGDAHLVFGEQTAESITHRSTLDELAVMHANCEVTYTLSDPDWDWLGRIGYVQEHLDELFDEFETRDFYVCGVPEMVVETTERLRDLGTPEERIHSEGWENDAVSDGDGDDE from the coding sequence ATGACGTACACCGCAACGCTCGTCGACACGTACCGACTCACGCCACGAGTCAGGGGATTCCGGATTCGCGTTCCCGACCACGACCTCGACTACGACCCCGGCCAGCACACGACCGTCCAGTTCGAGACTGACGGAAAGGAGGTCGTTCGCCCCTACACGCCGACGACTCTCCCTGACACCGACGAGTTCGCGCTCGCGATCAAACGGTACGACGACGGACTCGCCTCGTCGTACATGCACACCCGTTTGCCGGGCGACGAGCTCACCATCGGAGAGTTCGAGGGAAATCTCACCCTCGCAGATCCGGACCGCGACGTTGCCTTGCTCGCGAGTGGCACTGGCCTCACGCCGCTACTCGCGATCCTGAGACACTACCTTCGAGTCGGAGACGGCGACGCACACCTCGTGTTCGGCGAGCAGACCGCAGAGTCGATCACCCATCGGAGCACGCTCGACGAGTTGGCGGTGATGCACGCGAACTGCGAGGTGACCTACACCCTGTCGGATCCCGACTGGGACTGGCTCGGCCGGATCGGGTACGTCCAGGAGCACCTCGACGAGCTTTTCGACGAGTTCGAAACGCGGGACTTCTACGTCTGCGGCGTCCCGGAGATGGTCGTCGAGACGACCGAGCGGCTTCGCGACCTCGGCACGCCAGAGGAACGGATCCACAGCGAAGGCTGGGAGAACGACGCAGTTTCAGACGGGGACGGAGACGACGAGTAG